In Glycine soja cultivar W05 chromosome 10, ASM419377v2, whole genome shotgun sequence, the genomic stretch TGTTAAACAAAGTTAAGTAACCTTAACAACCCAATTATGCAATTGCATTGGAATACTCTTATGCAGTTAAGAAACTGTTCAGGTAGGTACTAGCAGTGGAAAGAACCtccatattttcaattttccatttttagcCTTCTTACCCTCCGTTCCTCCTAGTCTCCCACCAATTAGTGTAGACAAATTCATAATCGAAAAAGATTGGTGATCATCTCTTTAAAGACCCAaagagataagaagaaaaagtgATTGACATCACTGATAATAATATGAtctaagaaaatgagaaaaataaaaaatatttgagaagTGTGCAAGGGCAGTTGGGGCAGTTGGGGCAGCTGGTGAGGGAATCATAACTCATTCATAATCATTAATCCCAAATCAACTTTCGAAGTTAACATTTGAGGACTTTTTGATAGATGGTTTCATACTATTACATAGGGATGTTTTACAATTAAATGTGCATCTCTAAAGAGTTTTGCAATGTAATTAATAGTTATTTATGAAGATGCGGAAAGCAAGTGTAGAGATCAGCCTTAGGATGCTTGGCTTCAGCATGTTCCCGACACTTAACCTCCGATATGAACGTCTGCATGCACACCTTGCACTGCCACGGAGACAGAAAGAGAAGTCAAAACTTACGTAAATAATTAAATGGCAAAAGCAATGTCAACAAGTTGAACCAGATATTAGCAGAAGCAAAGTCCTAAGGCTAATTATatctagaaaagaaaaaacaaatgtgTACCTGAATGTTTAGGGCCTTCTTGTTGGTCTCTAACTGGCTTCCTACAAAATGAGAAAATCTAAGAGGATATATGGCggagaaaatgaaaaggaaaagaaaagatgaataCCTTTGGCAGGTTTATTTTTCTACATATTTCTCTCACAAGCCGTCTTGGCCTTCTGCCCATTGCCTCCTCCCATGGCTGTCTGGCTGTTCTGAGAGAGTAGATGAATGGAAGGTAAGTTGCAACTttcaatttcaaagaaaaaaaaattagaaagcaATACTAGAGTAAAAAGTTAGAATGTCAAGTCTTGGCAAAGGCTTTTGAAGTTCTAAAAGGTAATTCAGACATGCGATATTAAGACTAACCTTTTCTCGTTCAAGCTTAGAGAGACGAGGTTTAATGGAGTTTCCTAAGCCCTGTCCTCCCCAAGCTTCTTGCAACTCTCTCTCCCTTGCTTCATTTGTTTCCGAATGGATGTTTCTGTGACTTCTCTTAACTGGGCCCCATTCTTCCCCCGAATTGATCCtcattttctccttctccaGCTTAGAGACGTGCTTCACTAAAACTTTATCCAAAACATTGGTTGCTCCATGATTCATTCTTTGTTTATAGTTTTCAGCATGGCTTCCCAGTGACAGGGCATTCAGCTTCTCTCTTTCCTATCAGTATTTTCTCCAGCCCATCTTTGTTTTCCCCTGAATTGATCTCTGTATTtgaatttatgttttctttcctGTCCATTGCTTCATCAGAATAGAAAGTTGGGTCCAATGCACCTGATCAGAATTTATTTCTGCTGGCGTTTCCTTTCCTGACTTAATTTTTGCCTCCTTGATGTCATTCTCTAATTCATGTACCATCTCCGCGGAGTTTCATCAACAAATTTATGAGAGCTATCACTGACTGATTCTGTCTTATTCTTTCGGGTTTTTTTGGCTTCCCAAACCTCTCTTTCAAGTTTTGTCATGTGCTTAACTAAGAACTTATCAAGGCTTGGCAATTCTGGCTCAACTTGCTTCTTTCTCATCACATCCAAGGCTGACTTTCCCAATCCCAATGATGACATTCTTCTAGCTGGAAAATTAGTTGCCGAAGAGGACGAATTCTCAGTAGTAGAGTCTGGATTGTGTGGTTTGGAATTCTGTACTTCAGCCAAGGCAGCATTCAAACCATTAGTTGCAATTATAGTGGCAAGAGAAGAGAGTTCATCTTCTTGCAAACATTTTAACCTCTCAATCATCATATCCACAAGTTTTATTCTGTTCTCAAGCGACTTTCTCCTCCTGTTTTTCCTCTGACTTGCCCCCAGAAATGATATTTTGGAATCCAAGTCTTGGCAGTTTAAGTCACTCTTCTGAGAGACTGAATCAAACTCTGACCCAGACTCAGATTCACACTCTGAAGAGAACTCAGACAAGTCCAGATTACCTTCCACTGTATCTGGATTTTCACTAATTTTTCTTAGTAGTTCCTTGAATTCACCGATACTAAAAGAAGGACAATTTGCAAGCCTTATAAATGCAGTTTTGACTGCAACAACTACTTCTCTGCCCACCTCAGGGCAGTTTCAAAAGATGCAGTAACAGTATGGGTAGATGATCCTTCTCCATTAACAGAGGATGTCTCTAGTTGACAACGTTTCTTAGGGCAATTTGGCAAGTCAAACATAATAACACCCATAGCCTGGGCTGTCTCAAAAGCTTCCACTGcacttttttatgccttttaagAGTTGAGACTCTGCATCCTCACTAGGAATCCTGAAAACACcaatatgaaaaacaaatataaaacccAATATACAAATTAGAAATCAACAATGTCAAGCATAGTTGTTTGCATAAAACTTTACCAGGAAGCTTGCGAAATCCAATATAGAAATTAGAAATCAACAATGCCAAGTACAGTTGTTTGCAGAAAACTTTACCTGGCAGCACGTAAAATACGACACCAAGAGGCTTCCACTTATGCTGCTCTTCGAGCCTCCATTGCCTTATGTGCCGCTTCTCTAGCTGCCATTTTCTCTCTCAACACTCTTGAATAATGTGGGTTAGAACTACCAAGAGTCTGATCAAGCGTCAAATTCATACCATCTACTTCCTGAAAAGGGCAAATGTGTCTTAGCATTGGAATTCAGAAGTAATAAACGAAATACCAGTAACAAATATATGTGTGTATGCCAAAACCTGAAGCATCTTAATTTTCCTATTCATGTAGGTATCCCATTTTTTTACGACGAGGAGTCTTTCTAATTTGTGATTTGAACTTGTTAAGAGCACTTGATGTAGACTCCCTTGCTCAATTTATTCTGCACcattcaataaaagaaaacacaGAATTGTTATAGACTCAGCCAAACAATTTATTTACAGCacaaatagataaataataaatagagcAGCAAAgcatagaaaaaattatttagtaaaactCTTGGAAGATAATAATATCAATCATAATCAGCCTCAACTCTCAAATTATTTGATGATTGCTGCCTGTACTTCTCAAATTATCCCTGGTAGTGTTACTTCACTTTCACAGTTGACTTCTCCCAGCTATCCAACAGGTGTTCACATGTTGGATTGAATTAAATTGGGTCTGTCCAAATTGGATTGAATACTAAACCCAATCTAACCCCGACGGGTTAGATTAATTAAAtctcaatatttaaaaattattttttattttgtcaaaattgaattttttttagaataataatttatttttttaaaaaaatttataagtatttaataaCTATATGTACTCAAAAAGATTAAACTGGAATAATATTTAACTAAagaattaatgattttaatattaatataatatttttattagaaataaaatattatattaacatgagaaaagataaaaataaaaattttaaaaaaaaattatgggtgatttaatttaaaaatttaataaattatgtaaactaaaaattaatgtttattatatttaattatttatttatatataataataaatttaatgatatagTATGAGTTAGGTTTAAtcgaattaaaaatatatataacttgtTCTTAACATATATGATGGGATCTTAATTGAGTTTAGTGGGATTTGatcaaaatacttaaaaaaaaaaaactcaatccgATATAATTGGATTGGGTTTGAGACTGGGTGATGAGTTGACCCGAACCGTGAACGATCCAAAGTCACGTCTAGCTGGTATTTCAACGTGAATCCTGCTGGTTAATGCCATTGTTATTTGTTACATGAATTTGCAAGATATTGTCAGATCCTGCTGGGTGAGACTATTTCAACGTGAATCCTGCTGGTTAATGCCATGAGTAATTCTAAGACCAACTAGGCCTCCTCTATTACTAGTTTTCATCAATAATTAGGGTTTCACATGCAGAAGAACTAGCCAGGTTAGGGTTTTGAATCAGCAAACACCAaacagaaaattttaaaaacaaaaggcaAACGATTCTCTGACCCAGACTTGCACGCAACATCCATCTGTTTAGTGTTTACTCTCTGTCTCAGATTCGCAGAACTACTCAGTTTcagattcaacaaaaaaaagagtaagaTAATGTACTGTTTGGCTTTCGCGGAGTGAAACCCTCCTTTCTGTTGCGAAAATGGAACATGAAAAACTAGCTGTGCCGGACCTTGTAACGGacgtttaaattattaattattttttcctttttcttttacaaatatttcaatatatttatatttatattcatgagTATTATGTAATACTTAatatagtataaattattttaattatatattattttctattttataaattcaGCTAAACacgaattaccaaaaaaaaatcagctaAACACGGAAAAACAAATTGATAGTGGTAGGaaactttgaaaagaaaaaaataattgcatttattttattatagtcTTAAAACGGAAGCAATGTACCTAAATTTGACCCATTGAACTGAATTTGTGATGTAACTATTACAAATAAATTCATGGCAACTTGCTGCAATATTTGGTggttttaaaagaaatactagTATTACAGTATCACTCAATTATTGTGTCACATCTTTGTTTGAACAATAATTAAGTGTAACGTTCCCCTCcgatttgtttctttgtttttttaagatgaaaaagaaaaaactcatgatacatattttataacttttatatcaaattaatatttttctacaaGGGTataacacaattaattaaatatgatgtaTGAGTTGTTGTATATtctataatatttgtttttattcctatgaataaaaatagaatataactttttccttaattaattatctaataaaaatatttctttaattatttaaatttaaatttattcaaataaaattaaatataaaaatattaacaaatcataattaaaataagactcaattaattattttttaaaaataatagaagttTAAAACATAGTGCTGGGGTAAACTTGTCAGGTGAATTGTATACACCAAAATTgactatttcttttattattaatatagataatgaataaaaattaaactcttatctAAGCTGAATACCGCATTGCAATTTGCACCACTCCTCTATTATAGTTACACATTTCAGATAAACAATATTAATAAGAATCAGTTACAGAAACTTTAACACTAATAAGCCACAACTATAAATACAACATGAATACTACAACAGTTAGAATGATCTTCAGAAAAGGATTTGTGATGACATTAGATTTCTAGCAGGAAATCTAGTCACTAGTCAGCTATGATGTAAAAGTCATCGGCTTCACTATCTGAACGTATACCTGATTATACAAATCGATCCAATGGACACCTATAATTACCATGAAAAGTCGTGTTCTTGTATCTGTTCCGATCACAAGCACAACTTCTGCATCTCACATGTGTGAAACTGAATATCTTCTTTCTCAGCATACAAGCACAGGTTTGGTGGCATTCTATCACTACAATTTGCGAACAGTTAGTTCCCAAATTTTGTGCCACCAGAAACAAACGACAACGCAGAAAGCAAGATAGTTTTTGACTCATTCATATAAATTCATTTTGATCTGCCGCCACAATGAAAGCAAGGCAAGTGGAGACACAGACTTTGGAGCTCATATACCTAACCTAGATTACAATGGGCAGGCAACTTCCATGTACAGTATAGGAAGGTGAAATGTTGTCAAGATGTGACGTAAACAAAACTTGACAGCCTCTAAGGAAACTACCATATCAGAGAGGAGAACTTCTAAGTATTTCTTGAACTGTTGCCATGAAACTGGGGATCAGGTTCATCCTGCAAACAAGATTATGTGCTAAAGACAGTGAAAACCAAGCATAAATTCTATTATTCCAACTTGATGTGCTAGTATATGGCCCATTTCATACACAAACCTGATGAAGGCTATATCCAAAAGTAGTTGCTGGACGAAATTCCAATTGCCCTCCCTACATGATCCAACATAAATTAGCAAACTTTCATCATGTTAAAGTTAGTTAAGTAATCTTACTTCCCAACAttgcatagaaaaaaaaagttaaaactacTCTACCAGCCCATGAATGCCTTGCTGTGTTCCAAAAAACCCATCATGGCTTGGACCCATAGAATTCAATGGACCCTAAAAAGATATGGATATCAATTTATAATCCTGTTCCAATacaattatttaacaaaatcaTATCTGCTCATTATAATCATGATTAGGACAATTTACCAGGCCTTGCATGCTGTGTTGATTAACATAGTAACCATCTTGAGGTGGCTCCATTAAGTTCAACTGTACCTGCTACAAAAACCAGCATTATTAAGCATTGCATTGACTCTTAAAATACAGGATATATGTAAGCATTTATTCGTCAACATGTATAACATACCAGTCCTTGCACATTCTGCTGGGTACCATAATATCCATTAAGGGTTATTGCATCCGAGCTAAGATTATCCTAAAAGAATGAAAGCACAAGTTACAGAAAGCATAGGCTATAGAACTTTCCAGTCTTGATATAATGAAGTAGATATTTGTGAAAATGGTGATGCAATTCTCAAGGTATTAAATGCATTCAGGtttgtaaaaagtaaaatatatcagGATTGAAACAGAGGTAACACAAACCATTTGCTGCAGGGTATCTTGAGCATCAACAAGTATAACATCCTGCTCTAATTGTGCCTATAAAAGAGATCCTCAATCAATTTCCTGATTTTCATGAAAGCCAAATAACTTAATAAATCAGCAGATCAACCACAAAAGTTAGAACAAACCTTTCTTTTCCTAGCTGCATTCCTCTTTTTATTTAGTTTCAAAGCAAGAGGAACCTGATTTTCTTCTGCTTCACGATGGCCATAGGCATTGCTGCTAGTTTCTGCACCATTGTTATTAGAATTATTCACAAGGACACAGTTCTTCAAGGCATCAACAAGTGCACGAAAAACAACATTGTAATTCTCTTCAGATAACGATCCTTCTTCACTCAAATCAATAGCTCGTTTACACAAGTCATTATAACGTTGCACCCTAGTTTGTGTCCTTCTTGTCCTATCTGCCATCGATTCCTTAATTTTGGCATCTTTGGTCCACCTCTTCAAAATATAATGAGATGGAACACTTGAACAACCACAACGTTGGAGAACACTCAATCCATGCCTGCAAAGGAAACCTTTATATTCAAACAATCGACAAAAGCAAGAGACCTCTGAGCTCAACTCATTCCAAGTTACCAAAAACTCTTCATCCTTCTCATAATCTTGAACTATAAATTTTGCAATAGTGCCATCTCCAGCCTCTATCCTAGATTGACAGCCAGCTACACCCAAAACTTCCACttgaaatttcttaaatattgcaTGTGTATAAACTGttgacatttgtttttcccaaGGTGAAGGAGATTTAAGTGCTGGCTGTTTGTGCAATGTATCAAAATCTGCAATGGCTTCCTCGTCATACCTATTCTGAAGAATTATCCCATATTGTTTCACAAACTCTTTAAGAGTAATTTTCTTATGAATATATTTGTCAAAGAAAGAGTTCATACTTTCAGAGCGCTGAGGTGTAGACATTCCAGCTAAAAAGGTGTCCCCCATGTAAGTTGGCACCCACTTTTTCCGGTCCTCATACAATGACTGAAACCATATATCATCATGCAGTTCACATCTAGTGACCATTTTCCACCATCGCATGTCAAACTGTTCATCTGTCCATGATTTAAAAATGCACTTGTTAAATTTTCGCACAAAGTTCTGATGCTTTTTTATCACAAAAGAGAGATTTTCAGGTATCCTCTCCAGTATGTGccaaagagaaaaacaatgCCGTACATTTGGAAAGACTTCTTCAATTGCAGTCTTCAAGGTTGTGTCTTGATCAGTGATTATAACTTTGGGAGCTTGCCCACCCATAGCTCTAAGCCATGTCTTCATTAACCAAACAAATGTTGGTTTAGTCTCATCTGCAAGCAATGCACATCCAAGCAATACAGGTTGAGAGTGGTGGTTTACTCCAACAAAAGGTGCAAATGGCAGCTTGTCATTGCTTTTTATGTAAGTGGTATCAAATGAAACTACATCGTTAAAGCTGAGATAATCATTGATACTTTTTGCATCAATCCAAAATAGATTTCTTAAGCGCTGCTCTTCATTTAAATCTATAGAATAGAAGAAGTTGGGACTCTCCTTTTGTACATGCTTAAAATACTCGAGCATAACTTGGGCATCTCCCTCATCCAAAGCCAAATACTGGCCTCTGTCAAACTGATAGTTTATATCACCCATGAAAGACCCAATGTTTTGACAGCCACTAGATTGCCTAGACATTTCAACATACATCTTTCTGGTGCGTTCACTAACAGCATGCAGGATATCAATATTATTCTTTTCAGCTAATTTCATATTTCTATGAATCCGAAAATGATATGCCAAAGCTGGTAAAAGTTCATGATTATGTTCCTTTATAAATTCATGAATGATCCACTTTCCATCTGGCTTTCTCTTCACATGCATGCAAGCTTTGCAATCTGTTTTCTTTACACTAGGTCTTCGACTGCTGCCACTGTCAGACTCAGGTGTAACTCCATACCTAGAGCATGCAAACTTGGCATCAAtaaattcttttgttttctttgagcGTCTGCTGTTTTTTATTGAAGTGGTGAATCCCATAGATTTGGCATATTCCTGATAAAATGAATATGCTGCTTCATGGGATTCAAATTCAATGCCATTGTGCAGCTCAAAATCTTTGTCTCCTTCAAGCAATGCAATGTCCCTCTTGGGAGAAGCAGCAGGTGCACCACCCCTGTGCTGCACTTCATTTAGTGCATCACCCATATTTTTGCTCACTGCACTACAATGCACTGCTTTCTGAATACCAGCTACAATATAAATTGCACTTTGGGTGCTGCCAGTCACTGAAAAATACAACAAACAAAAGTCCTAATAAGTGCAACAGCCAAGTGTAGTCATCCAAATATTGAttcatgaagaagaagaaaaaaagtgcaCACCTTGCAATTTAAAAATGTACAGATAAAATTGAAGAGTAACTTATGATAACTCTCATAAAGTTAGACAGCCCCCAATTCAAGGACTGATGTTATCCAATAACAATTAACTTTAGACAATTAAGAAACACAAGGGTTATAGATGTTTCCAAATCAGGGCAGCCCAACCAAGAACTGTGCTAAATCAGAGAACAAGTATTATCCTTTGGAAACAATTACATTCGAGGCACTGCCATGCGCTTAATGTAGATATCTCTCCCAACAAATATTGGAACCTTGTTCTCCACACTGTGGAAGACTAGTCCTTTCTACTAGACTTTACCCAGTTGGCATCAGAGAACAAGATGTCGAAACAAGTCAATTATGCAAAAAGCCACAACTAAATAAACAATCAACAAGGAAGCCACTCTAACAGTAAATCTAAAGAAAGCATGCAGCCGTATGAAATTAGCTCAAACAAGTAGCAATGATACAGCTAAAGCTAAACTTAAAACTTGTTAATCACTGTACCCAAAATGATCATTCAACGAAAAACAAACCAAGCTTTAAGTAGAGTTTGCTAATAACTACTCATTTTAATGAAGTTTCTAAGTTTTGGGTTCCAACTATAATGGCACTCCTTTTCTTAGactacaagtatttttttttccggtgaattttaaacttttacgTGAGAAATATGTTTGAGGTGGATGGAATTACAAAACCCACATGGTGTTTCAACAAGTAGTTTGACTTTCTCAACATTCAGAGATTAATgtaatgaatatttatttgctACAAAAAAAATCGCAGAAAATTGAAGAAGGgagggaagaagaagaggggGAAAAAAACCTTAAAGGGCGGGAGATCACGAGGCGCGAGTGGGGAAAACGCGAGTGGGAAAGctagggttttgaaatttgggGGAAACGCATTTCAATTATGGATGGGATCGAAGAACAACTCGACTCGCTTGGCTCACTCGCTCCTATCTGACTGCACTCACGGCGCGTCTTATTCCtactttatcttctttttttttttttttgccttcacTCCCCAGTCCCCACACGCGTCCTTCACTCTTCATACACCTCCGTACGACGACGTAGCGCGTGACAGACGTTCCCTTAAGAAGATATTTCTCCTACGACCTCTACCCCACTCTGCACCACATTGCGTTTAGTTCACTCACCTTTTGTCCCCCCATCCACTACctttcaattagtttttttctttttcagaagtTTCAATTAGTTAACtaattcttatatttaagaacaaaacatagtaattttaaaatactgtaataatattgaagtaaaatagttttttatttcgtgaataattttaatgtaatagGATTTGTTAACTTATACACTCTAGATTTTGTAGTATAAACGGgataaattgataaataaaaaattacaatacaagtatggattataTCGTTAACTAAAGATTGTCATAAATTATATCAATGATATAACTTATTAATATATTCATACTAAAAATAAGTGCATGTGTGTTATTAAATTCTACTAGACATTCATAGATACAAGGGAATGTATTGATTCTCATTAggattttttatgtatatatgagaaaaataattaaaaaaaactaataaaataaaatatagttttgaGTTTATATATGCTAAATTTTCTTCTAGTGGTagattacatatataaaattaataataaatattttagtaaaacttattatttactgtattaaataattattttaaaaattagatatttaaataatcatgtaaaaaaaaattgaatcccCTATAATACATTTTTGGATATATCTCTGCCACTAGACTAGTAGCATTTGTTAACTACacactcatatttttttaatatatgtgcGTCAGTATAACTAAAGATTATTTTAGAAtacatcaataattaatttgttatcgCACTTGTACTAAAAATAAGACTATGTACGTTAACAAATttcataaaagaatatatttatattttgtataaaactttaaaataaactaaaacttATAAAGTGATCGAGTATGATGACTCTCAAAATTGGAAATGTTTAAGAGTTATTAGATAAACTAGTTGTGTGCACATGCCTTacagattttttagaaaatcaaattaagaaaaacaaaataaaaagagaaataaaaaaaaaaacaattttgtattgtcCAGTTGTTGACATGTGGTAGTAAGTTGGAcagtttttataaatatataaaatatagataagCGCGCTGCTTCATCCTAATATTCACCTGAATTATAAAGATGTAATCCTAATTTTATCCAATTGAGTGCATGTCTGAACATGTGTTTATAGAATTGATGATAAACGAATGTGAGTTTGTAGTAATGTGACTTTTATTTGGATAATGGAGTAATATGTTATTGGAAACTAGCAATTAAAGATGAAAACTCAAGATCCCCATTATGT encodes the following:
- the LOC114372387 gene encoding protein FAR-RED IMPAIRED RESPONSE 1-like isoform X2 produces the protein MGDALNEVQHRGGAPAASPKRDIALLEGDKDFELHNGIEFESHEAAYSFYQEYAKSMGFTTSIKNSRRSKKTKEFIDAKFACSRYGVTPESDSGSSRRPSVKKTDCKACMHVKRKPDGKWIIHEFIKEHNHELLPALAYHFRIHRNMKLAEKNNIDILHAVSERTRKMYVEMSRQSSGCQNIGSFMGDINYQFDRGQYLALDEGDAQVMLEYFKHVQKESPNFFYSIDLNEEQRLRNLFWIDAKSINDYLSFNDVVSFDTTYIKSNDKLPFAPFVGVNHHSQPVLLGCALLADETKPTFVWLMKTWLRAMGGQAPKVIITDQDTTLKTAIEEVFPNVRHCFSLWHILERIPENLSFVIKKHQNFVRKFNKCIFKSWTDEQFDMRWWKMVTRCELHDDIWFQSLYEDRKKWVPTYMGDTFLAGMSTPQRSESMNSFFDKYIHKKITLKEFVKQYGIILQNRYDEEAIADFDTLHKQPALKSPSPWEKQMSTVYTHAIFKKFQVEVLGVAGCQSRIEAGDGTIAKFIVQDYEKDEEFLVTWNELSSEVSCFCRLFEYKGFLCRHGLSVLQRCGCSSVPSHYILKRWTKDAKIKESMADRTRRTQTRVQRYNDLCKRAIDLSEEGSLSEENYNVVFRALVDALKNCVLVNNSNNNGAETSSNAYGHREAEENQVPLALKLNKKRNAARKRKAQLEQDVILVDAQDTLQQMDNLSSDAITLNGYYGTQQNVQGLVQLNLMEPPQDGYYVNQHSMQGLGPLNSMGPSHDGFFGTQQGIHGLGGQLEFRPATTFGYSLHQDEPDPQFHGNSSRNT
- the LOC114372387 gene encoding protein FAR-RED IMPAIRED RESPONSE 1-like isoform X1, with amino-acid sequence MGDALNEVQHRGGAPAASPKRDIALLEGDKDFELHNGIEFESHEAAYSFYQEYAKSMGFTTSIKNSRRSKKTKEFIDAKFACSRYGVTPESDSGSSRRPSVKKTDCKACMHVKRKPDGKWIIHEFIKEHNHELLPALAYHFRIHRNMKLAEKNNIDILHAVSERTRKMYVEMSRQSSGCQNIGSFMGDINYQFDRGQYLALDEGDAQVMLEYFKHVQKESPNFFYSIDLNEEQRLRNLFWIDAKSINDYLSFNDVVSFDTTYIKSNDKLPFAPFVGVNHHSQPVLLGCALLADETKPTFVWLMKTWLRAMGGQAPKVIITDQDTTLKTAIEEVFPNVRHCFSLWHILERIPENLSFVIKKHQNFVRKFNKCIFKSWTDEQFDMRWWKMVTRCELHDDIWFQSLYEDRKKWVPTYMGDTFLAGMSTPQRSESMNSFFDKYIHKKITLKEFVKQYGIILQNRYDEEAIADFDTLHKQPALKSPSPWEKQMSTVYTHAIFKKFQVEVLGVAGCQSRIEAGDGTIAKFIVQDYEKDEEFLVTWNELSSEVSCFCRLFEYKGFLCRHGLSVLQRCGCSSVPSHYILKRWTKDAKIKESMADRTRRTQTRVQRYNDLCKRAIDLSEEGSLSEENYNVVFRALVDALKNCVLVNNSNNNGAETSSNAYGHREAEENQVPLALKLNKKRNAARKRKAQLEQDVILVDAQDTLQQMDNLSSDAITLNGYYGTQQNVQGLQVQLNLMEPPQDGYYVNQHSMQGLGPLNSMGPSHDGFFGTQQGIHGLGGQLEFRPATTFGYSLHQDEPDPQFHGNSSRNT